A DNA window from Arachis duranensis cultivar V14167 chromosome 3, aradu.V14167.gnm2.J7QH, whole genome shotgun sequence contains the following coding sequences:
- the LOC107481153 gene encoding protein NETWORKED 2D-like: protein MEEKVQAVLKLLQEEGDSFGKRAEMYYKRRPELINFVEECFRAYRSLADRYDHLSRDLQNANNTIAANCPDKVTYIDEDEDDGGSPRPNKKTPPEGFMQGNIPMPPTKELKNLLKTATKKLNPTKKPATKVKFTLPPKKSGLTKDELIEQVDKLQKQILALQTVKEFLKSSYDNSVARYKDTDEQIKKLQEKVSQFQDELGGQGVAIEDEEARRLMAEAALKSCQETLAHLQQKQAESQDETRVESKRVKETRGKLMSLVNELHDNPEDAKDDAETKELEEDADKISQHQQEVQLLQEKIKEHFEAGSHTTLTVTEMAEKIDELVNKVVSLESAVSSQSALVARWKAQTDELNALIKVLECDKETMMNDKIKLNDQLREMEEKLHGVQNLNRVVEDQNSNLETHFTEAQCNLDTLSEKVQNVKSDEEEEEVEAKNMSAQEEATPAERESPLDSKTASTQALGDSPDWQQLFTRGLEGREKVLLTEYTNALRNYKEVKNQLAELEKKTQDALFDSSLQLKELRGANAMKDEEIRLLRQKLSLLQKSLKGSEAMKDLPPEQTAEIQAIEEILQREPTLSRGYPIEEMLNMEEPEPISAIEEKFRMSIDELLEENLDFWMRFTATITEIQRYQTQVKDLLIEERKLEEKWKSSEGSSSTRYSLRSDVRPLYKHLAAIRIEMQAWMESIVGLKEELDQRFRSLCDMQEEILTALKSSAEDDEITFTSYQAAKFQGELLNMKQGNNKISDGLQTGLDIITTLQIDVEKVLLKMVEKFGLSTHNKNQPIKSSESHNRIPLKSFIFGVKPKKQNKNIFSKMTPGMHKKHRGSKDK from the coding sequence ATGGAGGAAAAAGTGCAAGCTGTTCTGAAGCTGTTACAGGAAGAGGGAGACTCGTTCGGAAAGAGAGCAGAAATGTACTACAAAAGGAGACCGGAGCTGATCAACTTTGTGGAAGAATGTTTTCGTGCCTATCGATCTTTGGCTGATCGGTACGATCACTTATCAAGAGATTTGCAAAATGCCAACAACACCATAGCTGCTAACTGTCCGGATAAAGTCACATACattgatgaagatgaagatgatggtGGATCACCAAGACCCAATAAGAAGACCCCACCCGAAGGCTTCATGCAGGGGAATATTCCAATGCCTCCAACAAAAGAGTTGAAGAATCTCTTAAAGACGGCAACAAAGAAGCTCAATCCTACTAAGAAGCCAGCCACAAAAGTTAAATTCACTCTTCCTCCTAAGAAATCTGGTTTGACCAAAGACGAGTTAATTGAGCAGGTTGACAAGCTCCAGAAACAGATTCTGGCATTACAAACTGTTAAAGAGTTTCTGAAAAGCTCTTATGATAATTCCGTTGCTAGGTACAAGGACACTGACGAGCAGATCAAGAAGCTTCAGGAGAAAGTTTCTCAGTTTCAAGATGAGCTTGGCGGCCAAGGTGTTGCTATTGAGGACGAGGAAGCTCGCCGTTTGATGGCAGAAGCTGCTCTTAAATCCTGCCAAGAGACATTGGCTCACTTGCAACAGAAACAGGCAGAATCTCAAGATGAAACCAGGGTTGAGTCCAAAAGGGTCAAGGAAACCCGGGGGAAGTTGATGTCTCTGGTGAATGAGTTACATGACAATCCAGAGGATGCAAAAGATGATGCAGAAACAAAGGAGTTGGAAGAAGACGCTGATAAAATAAGTCAGCATCAACAGGAGGTGCAGTTACTACAGGAGAAGATTAAAGAACACTTTGAGGCTGGCTCTCATACAACTCTCACTGTGACAGAAATGGCAGAGAAGATTGATGAGCTGGTCAACAAAGTGGTCAGCTTAGAATCCGCTGTTTCCTCACAGTCAGCTCTTGTAGCGAGATGGAAAGCACAAACTGATGAACTTAATGCTCTTATTAAAGTTCTTGAATGTGATAAGGAAACTATGATGAATGACAAGATTAAGTTGAATGATCAACTGAGAGAAATGGAAGAAAAGCTGCATGGAGTACAGAATCTAAACAGAGTTGTTGAAGACCAGAATAGCAACCTTGAAACTCATTTCACGGAAGCACAATGTAACCTTGACACTCTGTCGGAGAAAGTACAGAATGTGAAGtctgatgaggaggaggaggaggttgAGGCTAAGAATATGTCAGCACAAGAAGAGGCAACCCCGGCAGAGAGGGAATCTCCATTAGACTCGAAGACTGCTTCGACACAAGCACTAGGAGATAGCCCAGATTGGCAGCAGTTGTTCACAAGGGGATTGGAAGGCAGAGAAAAAGTTTTGCTGACGGAGTATACCAATGCTCTTAGGAATTACAAAGAGGTGAAGAACCAGCTTGCTGAGTTAGAGAAGAAAACTCAAGATGCTCTCTTTGATTCATCTTTGCAGCTTAAAGAACTGAGGGGTGCAAATGCCATGAAAGATGAAGAGATTAGACTCCTGCGTCAGAAACTAAGTCTCCTGCAGAAAAGCCTAAAGGGAAGCGAGGCTATGAAAGATTTACCTCCAGAGCAGACAGCAGAGATTCAAGCCATTGAGGAGATTTTACAAAGAGAACCCACCCTTTCAAGGGGTTATCCCATTGAGGAAATGTTAAATATGGAAGAGCCTGAGCCTATATCAGCCATTGAAGAGAAGTTCCGAATGAGCATTGATGAACTTCTGGAGGAGAATTTAGATTTCTGGATGAGATTCACTGCTACTATCACTGAGATACAGAGATATCAAACCCAGGTCAAAGACTTGCTGATTGAGGAAAGAAAACTTGAGGAAAAATGGAAATCTTCAGAGGGAAGTAGCAGCACAAGATACTCTTTGAGATCAGATGTACGGCCACTTTACAAACACCTTGCAGCCATCCGAATCGAAATGCAAGCGTGGATGGAAAGCATTGTAGGGCTGAAAGAAGAACTTGATCAGAGATTCAGGTCCTTGTGTGATATGCAGGAAGAAATACTAACAGCCTTGAAATCCAGTGCTGAAGATGATGAAATCACGTTCACAAGCTATCAAGCAGCCAAGTTTCAAGGCGAATTATTAAACATGAAACAAGGGAATAACAAGATTTCTGATGGACTCCAAACAGGTCTTGATATCATAACAACTCTCCAGATTGATGTTGAGAAGGTTCTTCTAAAGATGGTTGAGAAATTTGGGCTATCAACTCACAATAAAAACCAGCCAATTAAATCTTCCGAGTCTCATAACCGGATTCCTCTCAAGTCATTTATCTTTGGCGTCAaaccaaagaaacaaaataaaaacatcttCTCAAAAATGACCCCTGGAATGCATAAAAAACACCGTGGTTCAAAAGATAAGTAG
- the LOC110278775 gene encoding uncharacterized protein LOC110278775: MKLLSWNCQGLGRPLTIHNLKRICKSYSPEVGFICETKNQSRQVEGKLRSCGFKEWFIVDPDGLLGGLAMAWRDGCTVQILQHGRFFIAASVLTAGSNDPYGVLGVYLSSNDQHRMAQFAELTSVTQQFDGKVVLMGDFNAISNQLEKEGGGAKSPFSIETFNSFIDDNFLIDIGMVGRPFTWSNRRRGDELIQERLDRFLVGVDWQQLYPNATVLRLSESGSDHAPLLLDSNLRTERSKHRFKFQERWCSNDEIRQIVKEVWHEQIDGSAMYILAQKIKRCRHKIVKWQQEHRSNSKVEIDLLQSELEELRLAGIHGGDIISEIEDKLEKALQNEESYWKDKSRVKWLKYGDQNTAFFHQKFRNRTRRNRIWQLTGNDGEVATSNAGIASVAESYFKDIFSSTCHENLEPLFTDFEPKVTAHMNRRLQRPVTMEEVKRATFSIHPQSAPGDDVKSFFSGGRILKSFNHTQICLIPKISYAKDMTQIMWIRELVTTVSYSVIVEGQPYGFFKPNREILNPLKNADRNPQLLAIICWNCWKARNQLIFESSTSMPSAIPASSIKLFREMQKTPNLGRHLHEASS; encoded by the exons ATGAAACTGCTCTCGTGGAATTGTCAGGGTTTGGGGAGACCCCTGACAATCCACAATCTTAAAAGGATTTGCAAATCCTACTCCCCCGAGGTTGGTTTTATCtgtgaaacaaaaaatcaatctcGACAAGTTGAAGGAAAACTAAGATCTTGTGGTTTCAAGGAATGGTTTATTGTAGATCCGGATGGATTATTAGGGGGTTTGGCAATGGCATGGAGGGATGGTTGCACTGTTCAGATTTTACAGCATGGTCGATTTTTCATTGCGGCATCAGTTCTGACAGCTGGTTCTAATGATCCATATGGTGTTCTAGGTGTTTATCTCAGTTCAAATGATCAACATAGAATGGCTCAATTTGCTGAATTAACTTCAGTCACCCAACAGTTCGATGGTAAGGTTGTGTTAATGGGGGATTTTAATGCCATTTCTAATCAATTGGAGAAAGAAGGTGGGGGTGCTAAATCTCCTTTTTCTATTGAAACCTTTAATAGTTTTATTGATGATAATTTCCTGATTGATATTGGTATGGTCGGAAGACCATTCACTTGGTCAAATAGACGGAGGGGTGATGAGTTGATACAGGAAAGATTGGACCGATTCCTGGTAGGAGTTGATTGGCAGCAACTCTATCCCAATGCAACGGTTCTTAGACTGTCAGAATCAGGCTCGGATCATGCCCCTCTTCTCCTAGACTCTAATCTGAGAACTGAGAGATCTAAACACCGATTCAAATTCCAAGAAAGATGGTGTTCCAATGATGAAATACGCCAGATTGTTAAAGAGGTTTGGCATGAACAGATTGATGGTTCAGCCATGTATATCCTAGCTCAAAAAATAAAGCGTTGTCGGCATAAGATTGTCAAATGGCAGCAAGAACACAGATCTAATTCAAAGGTGGAGATTGATTTACTACAATCGGAATTAGAGGAACTTCGTTTAGCAGGAATTCATGGAGGCGACATCATTTCAGAAATAGAGGACAAACTTGAAAAAGCATTGCAAAATGAGGAATCTTATTGGAAAGATAAGTCTAGAGTCAAATGGCTCAAATATGGTGATCAGAATACAGCTttcttccatcagaaatttagaaATCGAACCCGAAGGAATAGAATTTGGCAACTAACTGGCAATGATGGTGAAGTGGCTACTTCAAATGCTGGTATTGCTTCTGTGGCTGAATCTTATTTCAAGGACATCTTTTCCTCCACTTGTCATGAGAACCTTGAACCTCTGTTTACTGATTTTGAACCTAAGGTTACAGCTCACATGAACCGTAGGCTTCAAAGACCAGTGACTATGGAGGAAGTGAAACGCGCAACATTTAGCATTCATCCTCAAAGTGCCCCAGGAGATGATG TTAAGAGCTTCTTTTCTGGGGGCAGAATCTTGAAGAGTTTTAACCACACTCAGATCTGTCTTATTCCGAAGATTTCTTATGCTAAAGATATGACTCAG ATCATGTGGATTCGAGAATTAGTGACAACTGTTTCTTATTCTGTTATTGTGGAAGGACAACCTTATGGTTTCTTCAAACCAAATAGAG AGATACTTAACCCGTTGAAGAATGCTGACCGTAATCCTCAATTGCTTGCCATCATTTGTTGGAACTGCTGGAAAGCTCGCAACCAGTTGATTTTTGAAAGTTCTACTTCTATGCCGTCTGCCATTCCAGCAAGCTCTATCAAGTTGTTCCGTGAAATGCAAAAAACTCCCAATTTAGGTCGTCATCTCCATGAGGCAAGctcttag
- the LOC107481378 gene encoding uncharacterized protein LOC107481378, whose amino-acid sequence MALSLTRFSWPLWSGKEKEPVCNNSTTVNSPISSSEMVKFPLVRETKMAPPTAQRGVRRKWQRREERRRRVDRDEYEDIVLVPSDGSDSDYDYDSDWSIGWLEPLGSDFQSSDVDDDDDDSFAVLVPCYRHGCKEVEEASNNVLLSAIQNLPYEFSSTGKNYMEQWLACLQNFEA is encoded by the exons ATGGCTTTGTCGTTGACCCGTTTCTCATGGCCCTTGTGGAGTGGGAAGGAGAAGGAGCCAGTTTGTAATAATAGCACCACTGTGAATTCACCAATATCTTCTTCTGAGATGGTGAAGTTCCCTTTGGTGAGGGAGACAAAGATGGCCCCACCAACAGCTCAGAGGGGGGTTAGAAGGAAATGGCAAAGAAGGgaagagaggaggaggagggttGATAGGGATGAGTACGAGGATATTGTGTTGGTTCCATCTGATGGTTCTGACtctgattatgattatgattctGATTGGTCCATTGGGTGGTTGGAGCCACTTGGTTCTGATTTTCAGAGTAgtgatgttgatgatgatgacgatgatagTTTTGCAGTCCTGGTTCCTTGCTATAGACATGGCTGCAAGGAGGTGGAAGAAGCTTCAAACAACGTGCTCTTGAGTGCCATCCAGAACCTCCCTTATGAGTTTTCTTCAA CTGGGAAGAATTACATGGAACAATGGCTGGCTTGTCTTCAGAATTTTGAAGCGTAG